The Rhodobacter sp. 24-YEA-8 DNA segment GAGGGGTTCACCATGGCCGAGGCCTCTGTCCATCGAAGCCCCGAGGCCAGCCGCGCGTCAGATCACTTGCCCCTGGTTGCAGATTTGCGCCTGTCGCATATGGCCGATGACGGCGCAGATATCTCTCAGCTGCTGTAACCGAAGCACTTCTGATAGGCGACACTCGCCTCTCCCGCAGCGATATCATTGATGATGTCGGCAGCATCAGGCGGCAGGACGCGGGCCTCGCCCTCCAGCCTGCGCTTGACTTCATAGCCGCGACCAAAGCTCTCGAAGCCCGCGAAAGGGTCACCGTCAAGCGGCCAGTCCAGCCAGTCACCAAGACTGCGTTGTGCGGCCGGATCCAGCATCAGCTCTTCGAACCGACACACCCTGAGCCGGTCACCATGCGTTCCGGCAAGCGATACCAGCGCGCGCGTCGCCGTCTGCAAATAGGCTTCGATCCAGGCGCGCCCATGGGTGGCTTCGGTATTCTGCCGGCTCTGTTTTTCAAGCAGGCTGCGGATGACATCTCGTATATCGCGCACGAGGACGATGATCTTCTCGGGCCGGATGGTTACAATGGTTGGCTCATGAAAATCGCCGCGCA contains these protein-coding regions:
- a CDS encoding sulfotransferase, which translates into the protein MAETGFLSGEDPPLFSAKLYIAAMGRSGSTALSNMLTTPPKRWLLSEPWFIHGVMSKTIRARWKEFAWEDRDTDWFLPPAQRNHEGFVRRYTDFLAPHLAGLDAWGVKEVRGDFHEPTIVTIRPEKIIVLVRDIRDVIRSLLEKQSRQNTEATHGRAWIEAYLQTATRALVSLAGTHGDRLRVCRFEELMLDPAAQRSLGDWLDWPLDGDPFAGFESFGRGYEVKRRLEGEARVLPPDAADIINDIAAGEASVAYQKCFGYSS